The following proteins are encoded in a genomic region of Oncorhynchus kisutch isolate 150728-3 linkage group LG6, Okis_V2, whole genome shotgun sequence:
- the LOC109892188 gene encoding insulin, giving the protein MAFWLQAASLLVLLALSPGADAAAAQHLCGSHLVDALYLVCGEKGFFYNPKRDVDPLIGFFSPKSAKENEEYPFKDQMEIMVKRGIVEQCCHKPCNIFDLQNYCN; this is encoded by the exons ATGGCCTTCTGGCTCCAAGCTGCATCTCTGCTGGTGCTGCTAGCGCTCTCCCCCGGGGCAGACGCTGCAGCCGCCCAGCACCTGTGTGGCTCTCACCTGGTGGACGCCCTCTATCTGGTGTGTGGAGAGAAAGGATTCTTTTACAACCCAAAGAGAGATGTGGATCCCCTTATAG GGTTCTTCTCTCCAAAATCAGCAAAGGAGAACGAAGAGTACCCCTTCAAAGACCAGATGGAGATAATGGTAAAGAGAGGTATTGTAGAGCAGTGCTGTCACAAGCCCTGCAACATCTTCGACCTGCAAAACTACTGCAACTGA